One genomic window of Limanda limanda chromosome 16, fLimLim1.1, whole genome shotgun sequence includes the following:
- the ankzf1 gene encoding tRNA endonuclease ANKZF1 isoform X2, with protein sequence MQIMTTTAEHRSVFDLCPDDEALLGLREVNSVLKQPVIPQPDPHNLHTGLEDKRPEDDRQRESSLTREVSDKMVCSACRCPFVHREEQTEHYKLDWHRFNLRQKLSGVPPVTMEEFEKKTGAGDMSSISGSDSDSEEENSNSDSGGTSSNVTGTDNESSFENACRLSSKKVFQNSAGQYLSVHRCILQGKSEAEQEAGSSLRVISKETVWVILMTGGGHFAGAVFKGKDLLQHKTFHRYTVRAKRGTAQGLRDSQNRSHTPKSAGAALRRYNEAALVKDIQDLLTTWAELLKEASAVFIRASSYNKTIFFAGRAAPLDRKDPRVRTLPFATRRATFREVQRVHDVLSTVHVYGSDADMSAVFCPSKKAWKKMGKLVAPKNTDQEQAEENQDSSDKEEAGEIQLEMEEMTIGTLDLREYEVYPPRHRRRRRKKKEEADMQTEDLINTEADDQEEEEVLEAAPDEDTRRETQSKNKRKKKTQSKKQVEEAGDESWEYGLRDALFTACKVGDVETLRRHLEPPGETTQSGEQAVSSPSDAPSPRTLLNKPIDSSGFTLLHVASAAAQKTVVRLLLDAGADPACRDNKGQTPYIVAPDKDTRNVFRKYMGENPDKYDYTKAQVPGPLTAEIQSKITEKKKAQNAKKRQREKEQKEEKRKQEAEAEEMKRFASLPDREKRALAAERRLAEQVAAAGVGLSNTKRCWQCGESLLGKTPFQYLEYSFCSPLCVQTHRKANAPPGNT encoded by the exons ATG CAGATCATGACGACCACCGCTGAGCACCGGTCCGTCTTCGATCTGTGCCCAGACGACGAGGCTCTGCTCGGCCTGAGGGAAGTGAACAGTGTCCTGAAGCAGCCTGTGATCCCCCAGCCGGACCCAcaca ACCTCCACACAGGGCTGGAAGATAAACGCCCGGAGGATGACAGGCAGCGGGAGTCCAGCCTGACCCGAGAGGTGTCAGACAAGATGGTGTGCTCCGCCTGCAGGTGTCCCTTCGTTCATCgggaggagcag ACGGAGCACTACAAGCTGGACTGGCATCGCTTCAACCTGAGGCAGAAGCTGTCAGGAGTGCCGCCGGTCACCATGGAGGAGTTCGAGAAGAAGACTGGAGCTG GAGACATGTCCAGTATCTCAGGTTCAGATTCCGATTCAGAGGAAGAAAACTCCAATAGCGACAGCGGGGGAACGAGCAGCAACGTCACTGGCACGGACAACGAGAGCTCGTTTGAAAATGCATGTCGGCTCTCCAGCAAAAAGGTTTTCCAGAACTCGGCGGGCCAGTACCTGTCAGTGCACCGCTGCATTCTGCAGGGGAAG TCAGAGGCTGAGCAGGAGGCAGGATCCTCTCTGAGGGTCATCAGTAAGGAGACTGTGTGGGTCATTCTGATGACGGGTGGAGGCCACTTTGCTGGGGCTGTATTCAAAGG AAAAGATTTGCTTCAGCACAAGACTTTCCACCGGTACACGGTACGAGCGAAGCGTGGAACTGCTCAGGGACTCCGGGACTCTCAGAACCGCAGCCACACGCCCAAGTCTGCAGGAGCTGCTCTGAGGCGATATAATGAGGCGGCGCTGGTCAAG GACATTCAGGATCTCCTGACAACCTGGGCTGAACTTTTGAAGGAGGCGTCCGCAGTATTCATACGAGCGTCAAGCTACAACAAGACCATCTTTTTTGCCGGCCGGGCAGCTCCCCTCGACAGAAAAGATCCGAGGGTCCGCACACTTCCCTTCGCCACACGCAGGGCCACATTTCGAGAGGTACAGCGGGTGCACGACGTGCTTTCCACGGTTCATGTTTATG GGAGCGACGCAGACATGTCTGCAGTCTTCTGTCCATCTAAGAAGGCTTGGAAAAAAATGGGCAAACTGGTGGCACCGAAAAACACTGATCAGGAGCAAG CTGAAGAAAACCAGGACAGCTCAGATAAAGAAGAGGCAGGAGAGATCCAGCTGGAGATGGAAGAGATGACAATAGGAACCCTGGACCTCAGGGAGTATGAAGTCTATCCCCCCaggcacaggaggaggaggaggaaaaagaaggagGAAGCCGATATGCAAACTGAGG ACTTGATTAATACAGAAGCAGACgatcaagaggaagaggaagtactGGAGGCAGCGCCAGATGAAGACACCCGGCGAGAAACACAATCaaagaacaagaggaagaaaaaaacacagagcaagAAACAAGTGGAAG AAGCCGGGGATGAGTCCTGGGAGTATGGCCTGAGGGATGCCCTCTTCACGGCCTGCAAGGTCGGGGACGTGGAGACTCTAAGAAGACACCTCGAGCCACCTGGAGAAACAACACAGAGTGGAGAGCAGGCGGTGAGCAGCCCCTCTGATGCACCGAGTCCTCGGACTCTGCTCAACAAGCCCATCGACTCGTCGGGGTTCACTTTGCTGCATGTTGCATCAGCAGCTGCACAGAAGACCGTGGTCAGGCTGCTCCTCGATGCAGGAGCTGACCCAGCCTGCAG GGATAACAAAGGGCAGACCCCGTACATTGTCGCCCCCGACAAAGACACAAGAAATGTCTTTCGCAAATACATGGGTGAGAATCCTGACAAGTACGACTACACTAAAGCACAG GTCCCCGGGCCACTGACGGCGGAGATCCAATCCAAAATTACGGAGAAGAAAAAGGCTCAAAACGcaaagaagagacagagagaaaaagagcagaaggaggagaagaggaaacaagaggcagaggcagaggagatgaagaggttTGCGTCTCTGCCTGACCGTGAAAAG AGAGCGCTGGCGGCAGAGAGAAGGTTAGCGGAGCAAGTAGCTGCAGCAGGAGTCGGCCTGTCGAACACAAA GAGGTGCTGGCAGTGTGGGGAGTCCCTGCTCGGGAAGACCCCCTTCCAGTACCTGGAGTATTccttctgctctcctctctgcgtTCAAACGCATCGAAAAGCAAATGCTCCTCCAGGCAACACCTAA
- the hce2l2 gene encoding hatching enzyme 1.2 — MDGIILLCVLSACLSAVHTQKFLFSPKWGPIGYKEREEHGVGTAMDEIIKANGFQASRIIEGSTTLREGDIAVSAGRRSKVCFARSCPWAKSVDGHVYIAYRLSPQYSELETKLIKKGMESTEKGTCVRFVPWTHQRDYVDIQPKSGCWSYLGSRGGRQTVSLQSPGCLQVGVISHELMHALGFVHEQSRLDRDNYVSIMWPNIWRDRLRNFEKFKTDNLDLPYDYSSIMHFGMYAYSQDGQPTIIPKNSKVQLGQASTLSHIDKMKINRLYQCGW, encoded by the exons ATGGACGGGATTATCCTCTTGTGTGTGCTCTCCGCTTGTCTCTCAGCCGTACACACCCAG AAATTTTTGTTCAGCCCAAAATGGGGCCCCATCGGCTATAAAG AGCGGGAAGAGCACGGTGTTGGGACAGCAATGGATGAAATCATTAAAGCTAATGGGTTCCAAG CCTCCCGAATCATCGAGGGCTCCACCACTCTCAGAGAGGGAGACATTGCTGTTTCTGCTGGCAGGCGCTCCAAGGTCTGCTTTGCACGGAGCTGCCCCTGGGCGAAGTCAGTGGACGGACATGTCTACATTGCATACAGGCTATCACCTCAGTACT CTGAACTGGAGACAAAGCTGATAAAGAAAGGGATGGAGAGCACGGAGAAAGGGACCTGTGTGCGATTTGTTCCCTGGACTCACCAGCGAGACTACGTCGACATCCAGCCAAAATCTGG GTGTTGGTCTTACCTTGGTTCACGTGGTGGACGACAGACCGTGTCTCTCCAGAGTCCTGGCTGCCTCCAAGTCGGAGTGATTTCCCACGAGTTAATGCACGCCCTGGGCTTTGTGCACGAGCAGTCTCGCTTGGACCGGGACAACTATGTCAGCATCATGTGGCCAAACATTTGGAGGG ATCGTTTGAGGAATTTTGAGAAATTCAAGACCGACAATCTGGACCTTCCATATGACTACAGCTCAATCATGCACTTTGGGAT GTATGCCTACTCCCAGGACGGGCAACCAACCATCATACCTAAGAACAGCAAGGTGCAGCTGGGCCAGGCCTCGACTCTCAGCCACATTGACAAGATGAAAATCAATAGGCTTTACCAATGCGGTTGGTAA
- the ankzf1 gene encoding tRNA endonuclease ANKZF1 isoform X3 — protein sequence MIMTTTAEHRSVFDLCPDDEALLGLREVNSVLKQPVIPQPDPHNLHTGLEDKRPEDDRQRESSLTREVSDKMVCSACRCPFVHREEQTEHYKLDWHRFNLRQKLSGVPPVTMEEFEKKTGAGDMSSISGSDSDSEEENSNSDSGGTSSNVTGTDNESSFENACRLSSKKVFQNSAGQYLSVHRCILQGKSEAEQEAGSSLRVISKETVWVILMTGGGHFAGAVFKGKDLLQHKTFHRYTVRAKRGTAQGLRDSQNRSHTPKSAGAALRRYNEAALVKDIQDLLTTWAELLKEASAVFIRASSYNKTIFFAGRAAPLDRKDPRVRTLPFATRRATFREVQRVHDVLSTVHVYGSDADMSAVFCPSKKAWKKMGKLVAPKNTDQEQAEENQDSSDKEEAGEIQLEMEEMTIGTLDLREYEVYPPRHRRRRRKKKEEADMQTEDLINTEADDQEEEEVLEAAPDEDTRRETQSKNKRKKKTQSKKQVEEAGDESWEYGLRDALFTACKVGDVETLRRHLEPPGETTQSGEQAVSSPSDAPSPRTLLNKPIDSSGFTLLHVASAAAQKTVVRLLLDAGADPACRDNKGQTPYIVAPDKDTRNVFRKYMGENPDKYDYTKAQVPGPLTAEIQSKITEKKKAQNAKKRQREKEQKEEKRKQEAEAEEMKRFASLPDREKRALAAERRLAEQVAAAGVGLSNTKRCWQCGESLLGKTPFQYLEYSFCSPLCVQTHRKANAPPGNT from the exons ATG ATCATGACGACCACCGCTGAGCACCGGTCCGTCTTCGATCTGTGCCCAGACGACGAGGCTCTGCTCGGCCTGAGGGAAGTGAACAGTGTCCTGAAGCAGCCTGTGATCCCCCAGCCGGACCCAcaca ACCTCCACACAGGGCTGGAAGATAAACGCCCGGAGGATGACAGGCAGCGGGAGTCCAGCCTGACCCGAGAGGTGTCAGACAAGATGGTGTGCTCCGCCTGCAGGTGTCCCTTCGTTCATCgggaggagcag ACGGAGCACTACAAGCTGGACTGGCATCGCTTCAACCTGAGGCAGAAGCTGTCAGGAGTGCCGCCGGTCACCATGGAGGAGTTCGAGAAGAAGACTGGAGCTG GAGACATGTCCAGTATCTCAGGTTCAGATTCCGATTCAGAGGAAGAAAACTCCAATAGCGACAGCGGGGGAACGAGCAGCAACGTCACTGGCACGGACAACGAGAGCTCGTTTGAAAATGCATGTCGGCTCTCCAGCAAAAAGGTTTTCCAGAACTCGGCGGGCCAGTACCTGTCAGTGCACCGCTGCATTCTGCAGGGGAAG TCAGAGGCTGAGCAGGAGGCAGGATCCTCTCTGAGGGTCATCAGTAAGGAGACTGTGTGGGTCATTCTGATGACGGGTGGAGGCCACTTTGCTGGGGCTGTATTCAAAGG AAAAGATTTGCTTCAGCACAAGACTTTCCACCGGTACACGGTACGAGCGAAGCGTGGAACTGCTCAGGGACTCCGGGACTCTCAGAACCGCAGCCACACGCCCAAGTCTGCAGGAGCTGCTCTGAGGCGATATAATGAGGCGGCGCTGGTCAAG GACATTCAGGATCTCCTGACAACCTGGGCTGAACTTTTGAAGGAGGCGTCCGCAGTATTCATACGAGCGTCAAGCTACAACAAGACCATCTTTTTTGCCGGCCGGGCAGCTCCCCTCGACAGAAAAGATCCGAGGGTCCGCACACTTCCCTTCGCCACACGCAGGGCCACATTTCGAGAGGTACAGCGGGTGCACGACGTGCTTTCCACGGTTCATGTTTATG GGAGCGACGCAGACATGTCTGCAGTCTTCTGTCCATCTAAGAAGGCTTGGAAAAAAATGGGCAAACTGGTGGCACCGAAAAACACTGATCAGGAGCAAG CTGAAGAAAACCAGGACAGCTCAGATAAAGAAGAGGCAGGAGAGATCCAGCTGGAGATGGAAGAGATGACAATAGGAACCCTGGACCTCAGGGAGTATGAAGTCTATCCCCCCaggcacaggaggaggaggaggaaaaagaaggagGAAGCCGATATGCAAACTGAGG ACTTGATTAATACAGAAGCAGACgatcaagaggaagaggaagtactGGAGGCAGCGCCAGATGAAGACACCCGGCGAGAAACACAATCaaagaacaagaggaagaaaaaaacacagagcaagAAACAAGTGGAAG AAGCCGGGGATGAGTCCTGGGAGTATGGCCTGAGGGATGCCCTCTTCACGGCCTGCAAGGTCGGGGACGTGGAGACTCTAAGAAGACACCTCGAGCCACCTGGAGAAACAACACAGAGTGGAGAGCAGGCGGTGAGCAGCCCCTCTGATGCACCGAGTCCTCGGACTCTGCTCAACAAGCCCATCGACTCGTCGGGGTTCACTTTGCTGCATGTTGCATCAGCAGCTGCACAGAAGACCGTGGTCAGGCTGCTCCTCGATGCAGGAGCTGACCCAGCCTGCAG GGATAACAAAGGGCAGACCCCGTACATTGTCGCCCCCGACAAAGACACAAGAAATGTCTTTCGCAAATACATGGGTGAGAATCCTGACAAGTACGACTACACTAAAGCACAG GTCCCCGGGCCACTGACGGCGGAGATCCAATCCAAAATTACGGAGAAGAAAAAGGCTCAAAACGcaaagaagagacagagagaaaaagagcagaaggaggagaagaggaaacaagaggcagaggcagaggagatgaagaggttTGCGTCTCTGCCTGACCGTGAAAAG AGAGCGCTGGCGGCAGAGAGAAGGTTAGCGGAGCAAGTAGCTGCAGCAGGAGTCGGCCTGTCGAACACAAA GAGGTGCTGGCAGTGTGGGGAGTCCCTGCTCGGGAAGACCCCCTTCCAGTACCTGGAGTATTccttctgctctcctctctgcgtTCAAACGCATCGAAAAGCAAATGCTCCTCCAGGCAACACCTAA
- the hce2l1 gene encoding high choriolytic enzyme 2 → MHSTMILLALLLGLLNQLSSLPVKNATGVQEGKVRSKRKYSDELPEWEEMNVMDQILQMNSRFPAPRGLLFKEGDIATSSIKSAITCPGNSCLWPKSVDGFVYVPYLLSPLYDDMDRITIETGMQDIASGTCVKFIQRTHQGSFLDIQPRYGCWSFLGQTGGSQTLSLQTPGCMWSGVAAHEFMHALGFVHEQSRSDRDHYVTIVWKNIVADQMHNFRKQLTNNLNSPYDYNSVMHYGRYAFSEDGGPTIIPRPDPYIPIGQRDGPSNLDLHKINVLYNCGRCIRANESLDRES, encoded by the exons ATGCATTCTACCATGATCCTCCTGGCTCTCCTCCTCGGCCTGTTGAATCAGTTGTCCTCTCTTCCTGTTAAG AACGCTACAGGAGTACAGGAGGGAAAAGTGAGGTCGAAAAGGAAATACTCAG ATGAATTGCCAGAATGGGAAGAAATGAATGTGATGGATCAAATCCTGCAGATGAATAGCA GGTTTCCGGCCCCTCGAGGACTGTTGTTCAAAGAGGGAGATATCGCCACTTCATCCATAAAGAGTGCTATAACCTGCCCTGGCAACTCCTGTCTGTGGCCTAAGTCCGTTGATGGATTTGTCTATGTACCATACCTCCTCTCCCCACTATATG ACGACATGGACAGAATCACCATAGAAACTGGAATGCAAGACATTGCCTCTGGAACATGTGTTAAATTTATTCAACGCACGCATCAAGGCAGTTTCCTTGATATTCAGCCGAGATATGG CTGCTGGTCATTTCTGGGGCAGACTGGGGGAAGCCAGACCTTGTCACTGCAGACACCTGGATGCATGTGGTCAGGAGTGGCCGCCCACGAGTTCATGCACGCTCTTGGGTTTGTGCACGAGCAGTCCCGCTCAGACCGAGACCACTATGTAACGATTGTATGGAAAAACATTGTGGCAG ACCAGATGCATAACTTCAGGAAACAGCTTACGAACAATCTCAACAGCCCATACGACTACAACTCCGTCATGCATTATGGAAG ATATGCCTTCTCTGAAGACGGCGGACCCACAATTATCCCCAGACCTGATCCTTACATTCCCATTGGCCAGCGAGATGGACCCAGTAATCTCGACCTTCATAAAATAAACGTCCTTTATAACTGTGGTAGGTGCATAC GTGCCAACGAGTCGCTGGATCGAGAGAGTTGA
- the ankzf1 gene encoding tRNA endonuclease ANKZF1 isoform X1: protein MLQQIMTTTAEHRSVFDLCPDDEALLGLREVNSVLKQPVIPQPDPHNLHTGLEDKRPEDDRQRESSLTREVSDKMVCSACRCPFVHREEQTEHYKLDWHRFNLRQKLSGVPPVTMEEFEKKTGAGDMSSISGSDSDSEEENSNSDSGGTSSNVTGTDNESSFENACRLSSKKVFQNSAGQYLSVHRCILQGKSEAEQEAGSSLRVISKETVWVILMTGGGHFAGAVFKGKDLLQHKTFHRYTVRAKRGTAQGLRDSQNRSHTPKSAGAALRRYNEAALVKDIQDLLTTWAELLKEASAVFIRASSYNKTIFFAGRAAPLDRKDPRVRTLPFATRRATFREVQRVHDVLSTVHVYGSDADMSAVFCPSKKAWKKMGKLVAPKNTDQEQAEENQDSSDKEEAGEIQLEMEEMTIGTLDLREYEVYPPRHRRRRRKKKEEADMQTEDLINTEADDQEEEEVLEAAPDEDTRRETQSKNKRKKKTQSKKQVEEAGDESWEYGLRDALFTACKVGDVETLRRHLEPPGETTQSGEQAVSSPSDAPSPRTLLNKPIDSSGFTLLHVASAAAQKTVVRLLLDAGADPACRDNKGQTPYIVAPDKDTRNVFRKYMGENPDKYDYTKAQVPGPLTAEIQSKITEKKKAQNAKKRQREKEQKEEKRKQEAEAEEMKRFASLPDREKRALAAERRLAEQVAAAGVGLSNTKRCWQCGESLLGKTPFQYLEYSFCSPLCVQTHRKANAPPGNT from the exons atgctCCAGCAGATCATGACGACCACCGCTGAGCACCGGTCCGTCTTCGATCTGTGCCCAGACGACGAGGCTCTGCTCGGCCTGAGGGAAGTGAACAGTGTCCTGAAGCAGCCTGTGATCCCCCAGCCGGACCCAcaca ACCTCCACACAGGGCTGGAAGATAAACGCCCGGAGGATGACAGGCAGCGGGAGTCCAGCCTGACCCGAGAGGTGTCAGACAAGATGGTGTGCTCCGCCTGCAGGTGTCCCTTCGTTCATCgggaggagcag ACGGAGCACTACAAGCTGGACTGGCATCGCTTCAACCTGAGGCAGAAGCTGTCAGGAGTGCCGCCGGTCACCATGGAGGAGTTCGAGAAGAAGACTGGAGCTG GAGACATGTCCAGTATCTCAGGTTCAGATTCCGATTCAGAGGAAGAAAACTCCAATAGCGACAGCGGGGGAACGAGCAGCAACGTCACTGGCACGGACAACGAGAGCTCGTTTGAAAATGCATGTCGGCTCTCCAGCAAAAAGGTTTTCCAGAACTCGGCGGGCCAGTACCTGTCAGTGCACCGCTGCATTCTGCAGGGGAAG TCAGAGGCTGAGCAGGAGGCAGGATCCTCTCTGAGGGTCATCAGTAAGGAGACTGTGTGGGTCATTCTGATGACGGGTGGAGGCCACTTTGCTGGGGCTGTATTCAAAGG AAAAGATTTGCTTCAGCACAAGACTTTCCACCGGTACACGGTACGAGCGAAGCGTGGAACTGCTCAGGGACTCCGGGACTCTCAGAACCGCAGCCACACGCCCAAGTCTGCAGGAGCTGCTCTGAGGCGATATAATGAGGCGGCGCTGGTCAAG GACATTCAGGATCTCCTGACAACCTGGGCTGAACTTTTGAAGGAGGCGTCCGCAGTATTCATACGAGCGTCAAGCTACAACAAGACCATCTTTTTTGCCGGCCGGGCAGCTCCCCTCGACAGAAAAGATCCGAGGGTCCGCACACTTCCCTTCGCCACACGCAGGGCCACATTTCGAGAGGTACAGCGGGTGCACGACGTGCTTTCCACGGTTCATGTTTATG GGAGCGACGCAGACATGTCTGCAGTCTTCTGTCCATCTAAGAAGGCTTGGAAAAAAATGGGCAAACTGGTGGCACCGAAAAACACTGATCAGGAGCAAG CTGAAGAAAACCAGGACAGCTCAGATAAAGAAGAGGCAGGAGAGATCCAGCTGGAGATGGAAGAGATGACAATAGGAACCCTGGACCTCAGGGAGTATGAAGTCTATCCCCCCaggcacaggaggaggaggaggaaaaagaaggagGAAGCCGATATGCAAACTGAGG ACTTGATTAATACAGAAGCAGACgatcaagaggaagaggaagtactGGAGGCAGCGCCAGATGAAGACACCCGGCGAGAAACACAATCaaagaacaagaggaagaaaaaaacacagagcaagAAACAAGTGGAAG AAGCCGGGGATGAGTCCTGGGAGTATGGCCTGAGGGATGCCCTCTTCACGGCCTGCAAGGTCGGGGACGTGGAGACTCTAAGAAGACACCTCGAGCCACCTGGAGAAACAACACAGAGTGGAGAGCAGGCGGTGAGCAGCCCCTCTGATGCACCGAGTCCTCGGACTCTGCTCAACAAGCCCATCGACTCGTCGGGGTTCACTTTGCTGCATGTTGCATCAGCAGCTGCACAGAAGACCGTGGTCAGGCTGCTCCTCGATGCAGGAGCTGACCCAGCCTGCAG GGATAACAAAGGGCAGACCCCGTACATTGTCGCCCCCGACAAAGACACAAGAAATGTCTTTCGCAAATACATGGGTGAGAATCCTGACAAGTACGACTACACTAAAGCACAG GTCCCCGGGCCACTGACGGCGGAGATCCAATCCAAAATTACGGAGAAGAAAAAGGCTCAAAACGcaaagaagagacagagagaaaaagagcagaaggaggagaagaggaaacaagaggcagaggcagaggagatgaagaggttTGCGTCTCTGCCTGACCGTGAAAAG AGAGCGCTGGCGGCAGAGAGAAGGTTAGCGGAGCAAGTAGCTGCAGCAGGAGTCGGCCTGTCGAACACAAA GAGGTGCTGGCAGTGTGGGGAGTCCCTGCTCGGGAAGACCCCCTTCCAGTACCTGGAGTATTccttctgctctcctctctgcgtTCAAACGCATCGAAAAGCAAATGCTCCTCCAGGCAACACCTAA
- the ankzf1 gene encoding tRNA endonuclease ANKZF1 isoform X4, whose amino-acid sequence MTTTAEHRSVFDLCPDDEALLGLREVNSVLKQPVIPQPDPHNLHTGLEDKRPEDDRQRESSLTREVSDKMVCSACRCPFVHREEQTEHYKLDWHRFNLRQKLSGVPPVTMEEFEKKTGAGDMSSISGSDSDSEEENSNSDSGGTSSNVTGTDNESSFENACRLSSKKVFQNSAGQYLSVHRCILQGKSEAEQEAGSSLRVISKETVWVILMTGGGHFAGAVFKGKDLLQHKTFHRYTVRAKRGTAQGLRDSQNRSHTPKSAGAALRRYNEAALVKDIQDLLTTWAELLKEASAVFIRASSYNKTIFFAGRAAPLDRKDPRVRTLPFATRRATFREVQRVHDVLSTVHVYGSDADMSAVFCPSKKAWKKMGKLVAPKNTDQEQAEENQDSSDKEEAGEIQLEMEEMTIGTLDLREYEVYPPRHRRRRRKKKEEADMQTEDLINTEADDQEEEEVLEAAPDEDTRRETQSKNKRKKKTQSKKQVEEAGDESWEYGLRDALFTACKVGDVETLRRHLEPPGETTQSGEQAVSSPSDAPSPRTLLNKPIDSSGFTLLHVASAAAQKTVVRLLLDAGADPACRDNKGQTPYIVAPDKDTRNVFRKYMGENPDKYDYTKAQVPGPLTAEIQSKITEKKKAQNAKKRQREKEQKEEKRKQEAEAEEMKRFASLPDREKRALAAERRLAEQVAAAGVGLSNTKRCWQCGESLLGKTPFQYLEYSFCSPLCVQTHRKANAPPGNT is encoded by the exons ATGACGACCACCGCTGAGCACCGGTCCGTCTTCGATCTGTGCCCAGACGACGAGGCTCTGCTCGGCCTGAGGGAAGTGAACAGTGTCCTGAAGCAGCCTGTGATCCCCCAGCCGGACCCAcaca ACCTCCACACAGGGCTGGAAGATAAACGCCCGGAGGATGACAGGCAGCGGGAGTCCAGCCTGACCCGAGAGGTGTCAGACAAGATGGTGTGCTCCGCCTGCAGGTGTCCCTTCGTTCATCgggaggagcag ACGGAGCACTACAAGCTGGACTGGCATCGCTTCAACCTGAGGCAGAAGCTGTCAGGAGTGCCGCCGGTCACCATGGAGGAGTTCGAGAAGAAGACTGGAGCTG GAGACATGTCCAGTATCTCAGGTTCAGATTCCGATTCAGAGGAAGAAAACTCCAATAGCGACAGCGGGGGAACGAGCAGCAACGTCACTGGCACGGACAACGAGAGCTCGTTTGAAAATGCATGTCGGCTCTCCAGCAAAAAGGTTTTCCAGAACTCGGCGGGCCAGTACCTGTCAGTGCACCGCTGCATTCTGCAGGGGAAG TCAGAGGCTGAGCAGGAGGCAGGATCCTCTCTGAGGGTCATCAGTAAGGAGACTGTGTGGGTCATTCTGATGACGGGTGGAGGCCACTTTGCTGGGGCTGTATTCAAAGG AAAAGATTTGCTTCAGCACAAGACTTTCCACCGGTACACGGTACGAGCGAAGCGTGGAACTGCTCAGGGACTCCGGGACTCTCAGAACCGCAGCCACACGCCCAAGTCTGCAGGAGCTGCTCTGAGGCGATATAATGAGGCGGCGCTGGTCAAG GACATTCAGGATCTCCTGACAACCTGGGCTGAACTTTTGAAGGAGGCGTCCGCAGTATTCATACGAGCGTCAAGCTACAACAAGACCATCTTTTTTGCCGGCCGGGCAGCTCCCCTCGACAGAAAAGATCCGAGGGTCCGCACACTTCCCTTCGCCACACGCAGGGCCACATTTCGAGAGGTACAGCGGGTGCACGACGTGCTTTCCACGGTTCATGTTTATG GGAGCGACGCAGACATGTCTGCAGTCTTCTGTCCATCTAAGAAGGCTTGGAAAAAAATGGGCAAACTGGTGGCACCGAAAAACACTGATCAGGAGCAAG CTGAAGAAAACCAGGACAGCTCAGATAAAGAAGAGGCAGGAGAGATCCAGCTGGAGATGGAAGAGATGACAATAGGAACCCTGGACCTCAGGGAGTATGAAGTCTATCCCCCCaggcacaggaggaggaggaggaaaaagaaggagGAAGCCGATATGCAAACTGAGG ACTTGATTAATACAGAAGCAGACgatcaagaggaagaggaagtactGGAGGCAGCGCCAGATGAAGACACCCGGCGAGAAACACAATCaaagaacaagaggaagaaaaaaacacagagcaagAAACAAGTGGAAG AAGCCGGGGATGAGTCCTGGGAGTATGGCCTGAGGGATGCCCTCTTCACGGCCTGCAAGGTCGGGGACGTGGAGACTCTAAGAAGACACCTCGAGCCACCTGGAGAAACAACACAGAGTGGAGAGCAGGCGGTGAGCAGCCCCTCTGATGCACCGAGTCCTCGGACTCTGCTCAACAAGCCCATCGACTCGTCGGGGTTCACTTTGCTGCATGTTGCATCAGCAGCTGCACAGAAGACCGTGGTCAGGCTGCTCCTCGATGCAGGAGCTGACCCAGCCTGCAG GGATAACAAAGGGCAGACCCCGTACATTGTCGCCCCCGACAAAGACACAAGAAATGTCTTTCGCAAATACATGGGTGAGAATCCTGACAAGTACGACTACACTAAAGCACAG GTCCCCGGGCCACTGACGGCGGAGATCCAATCCAAAATTACGGAGAAGAAAAAGGCTCAAAACGcaaagaagagacagagagaaaaagagcagaaggaggagaagaggaaacaagaggcagaggcagaggagatgaagaggttTGCGTCTCTGCCTGACCGTGAAAAG AGAGCGCTGGCGGCAGAGAGAAGGTTAGCGGAGCAAGTAGCTGCAGCAGGAGTCGGCCTGTCGAACACAAA GAGGTGCTGGCAGTGTGGGGAGTCCCTGCTCGGGAAGACCCCCTTCCAGTACCTGGAGTATTccttctgctctcctctctgcgtTCAAACGCATCGAAAAGCAAATGCTCCTCCAGGCAACACCTAA